In Cryptococcus deuterogattii R265 chromosome 4, complete sequence, a genomic segment contains:
- a CDS encoding ubiquitin carboxyl-terminal hydrolase 25/28, with product MTQHSSSSPPKANPTGPRIRSGTHPIAAAPRPHPHGPRSLESQSARRSAPGSSHTRYHTVPVPAKSPSTSIPHQSSSVSELVDSPVVVDEPETGLPEAPYRPPEAVIDPPEDDPPPYTPGIVAEHIGEDDDMEVDSKFTTKDFNAWQSNLELYDQMEIDQLTSQSSMPQLGPGVLPRRWLAIAHEHELVRPYIETLPPLSKKFHSQTHAQVASGQVSSLSPPPQGSTPVFASNNPFAHESPRIATLEDVIQALPGDGSDPEHWYFCSTCWGWLKIKAGHGMPPGLQSMEEWEAFVIEQEVYPDIESFEKAREQRRDEWARLIGIQNSRLVAPQEHHHFHQFNTLLPSSKLARIDKVEVEEHMNVFPHITVGLDPEESWESFNLPHSPSRLFLSDSSDVWISVDEGLVPGQLPVGLVNAFTAEKMSNPNPGLDGVQSVNEAWNLIATLLINPLFKGQRGWVNLNNAKFQSKIGAGLASSHILYHIGFACQEEPDGLRVGPFKGGSEAGSAAQIANMRGNMAKMDKYMMRVWIEVTLYLLAFLKRNKLQAITPPYMDAMPLEISLSDIVPFAQYPISAAPFPDTVREACHILGATKYDTAETLETAYDLQIMFNEHNTPRYLGALEKISEAPVVGKSSLELKVAMERSLDKYTDDEVLKAYSLIGYTRQHAEDISIPPQGAPDEYILSMHKSAIQASTSSQQRQDLNKALVLIGKERRSEQLKSMGENGQTLVSVQEAYEALSAPRDAVDDGLIMQYEMAVNEYPGKADHYRMCLSVIADAPGEERPGLKQFLQTGSREPDVPARKDIPAGLQNIGNTCYLNSILQYLYTIKSLREAVLIFEQDKSKILPAPKPEVERAKRFVRQLRLLFLQLYKTELPAVRPDEELAYLAITRPEIDRMVEQTQEPSAELSTATDSAQITSNLLDSIPSVPDLTTLPSPSSTIFASPPESPRQDLTSTPTPLGQNEITEEMVLDADKENIQSPESSSTRSRDASSTSTILGKRGNQDRERDHSRSPGEARIKCKQAEGSGNNGTREKSESKSALKVELGTGSRMDTTPADQIESPSLVTATEIAHLELTTPAGSPSQTCKEEAEVLALTQPEDKYGPPSTPPPLPARPQARKQETLSSGLRFGLQQDAAEVLINVLSQLELALEQPGEDGKEASNLIKNLFSCKYRQQTVYESSPSSSDGQPTYDAQTPVESVFTHPIIGVEEEGKDLYDCLAELYLGGSAIEYEGKKGYMMDLMDEFPPMLYIQMRRSQYDPLTGRDRKTNTHISFPQTLCMSRFLTSAPSEKREESVALTREITRVRTRLHSLINHTPLSIPSTYKHASSALRQLVSSGLDISELNDVLSPELCDALDREGDEVIKEIEELQQELPKLKERMDEIWKDVHREEEEEEDEHVKSYDYELVSVYMHRGKTSGSGHYWTYQAHLPGHSEEFYNYNDEKVTVVPASEVLQDRTGSDANPALLCYARKGWNLIDSLHREILEHGSPEVKELVLV from the exons ATGACTCAacactcctcttcttcccctcccaaAGCCAACCCAACAGGCCCTCGTATCCGTTCCGGAACTCATCCAATAGCTGCCGCTCCCCGTCCTCACCCCCATGGACCTCGTTCTCTAGAGTCTCAGTCAGCGAGGCGAAGCGCTCCAGGCTCGTCCCACACCAGATATCATACTGTGCCTGTTCCCGCTAAGTCTCCCAGTACCAGCATCCCGCACCAGAGTTCTTCCGTCTCTGAGCTTGTCGATTCTCCAGTTGTTGTAGACGAGCCGGAAACCGGTCTTCCTGAGGCACCGTATAGGCCTCCGGAGGCCGTCATCGATCCACCAGAAGATGACCCACCCCCCTATACCCCCGGCATCGTCGCTGAGCATATTggagaggacgatgatatGGAAGTAGACTCGAAATTCACTACCAAAGACTTCAATGCGTGGCAATCCAACCTCGAATTGTATGACCAGATGGAAATCGATCAGCTAACTAGTCAAAGTTCGATGCCTCAGTTGGGACCAGGTGTACTTCCACGGAGATGGCTAGCAATCGCCCATGAGCACGAACTCGTCAGGCCATATATAGAAacacttcctcctctatCCAAGAAATTTCACTCTCAAACTCACGCTCAGGTGGCCAGCGGTCAGGTGTCATCGctatcaccaccaccacaaGGGTCAACTCCCGTTTTCGCCTCGAACAATCCCTTTGCCCACGAATCGCCCCGTATTGCAACTCTCGAAGATGTCATCCAAGCACTTCCGGGGGACGGAAGCGATCCGGAACACTGGTATTTCTGTAGCACCTGTTGGGGATGGTTGAAGATCAAGGCGGGGCATGGTATGCCCCCAGGGCTTCAGAGcatggaagaatgggaagctTTTGTCATCGAACAGGAAGTTTATCCTGATATCGAGAGTTTTGAGAAGGCGCGTGAACAGAGGAGAGACGAGTGGGCAAGGCTCATAGGTATTCAAAACTCGAGGTTGGTCGCACCTCAGGAACACCATCACTTTCATCAATTCAATACCTTGCTTCCCTCCAGCAAGTTGGCACGCATCGACAAggttgaagttgaagaacaTATGAACGTTTTCCCTCACATCACGGTCGGGCTCGATCCCGAAGAATCATGGGAATCATTCAACCTCCCCCATTCACCGTCCAGGTTGTTTCTCAGTGACTCTTCCGATGTTTGGATATCAGTAGATGAGGGATTGGTGCCAGGACAACTTCCTGTGGGCTTGGTGAACGCCTTCACAGCGGAAAAAATGAGCAATCCCAACCCTGGTCTAGATGGTGTGCAAAGCGTAAATGAGGCTTGGAATCTGATTGCCAC GCTTTTGATAAACCCTCTATTCAAGGGCCAAAGAGGTTGGGTAAATCTCAATAATGCCAAGTTCCAGTCAAAGATCGGGGCTGGGCTTGCCTCCTCTCATATTCTGTACCATATCGGCTTCGCCTGTCAAGAGGAGCCTGATGGTTTGCGCGTGGGTCCCTTTAAAGGCGGTAGTGAGGCTGGGAGTGCTGCACAAATTGCAAACATGAGGGGCAACATGGCGAAAATGGATAAGTACATGATGAGGGTTTGGATTGAGGTGACGCTCTACTTGTTGGCGTTCCTAAAACGAAACA AATTGCAAGCAATTACCCCGCCATATATGGATGCCATGCCCTTGGAAATTTCCCTCAGTGATATAGTACCCTTTGCGCAATATCCCATAT CTGCTGCTCCTTTTCCAGACACCGTTCGGGAAGCATGTCATATTCTCGGTGCCACAAAATATGACACCGCTGAAACTCTTGAAACCGCATATGATCTTCAAATCATGTTTAACGAACACAATACACCTCGGTACCTTGGTGCGCTAGAGAAAATTTCGGAGGCGCCTGTGGTTGGCAAGAGTAGTCTGGAGTTGAAGGTAGCAATGGAAAGGAGTTTGGACAAGTATACAGACG ATGAAGTGCTAAAGGCATATAGTCTAATTGGATACACTCGTCAGCACGCCGAAGATATCTCTATACCTCCTCAAGGTGCGCCTGACGAGTATATTCTCTCCATGCACAAATCGGCCATCCAAGCCTCGACTTCCTCTCAGCAACGTCAGGACTTAAATAAAGCGCTAGTATTAATTggcaaagagaggagaagcgaGCAGCTGAAGAGTATGGGGGAGAACGGACAGACCCTTGTCAGCGTACAGGAAGCGTATGAGGCGCTAAGTGCCCCACGGGATGCAGTCGATGACGGGTTGATCAT GCAATATGAGATGGCCGTCAACGAATATCCCGGGAAAGCAGACCATTATAGAATGTGTCTCTCCGTCATTGCGGATGCTcctggagaagaaagaccaGGGTTGAAGCAATTCTTGCAGACCGGCTCAAGAG AACCCGATGTACCCGCTAGAAAAGATATTCCTGCAGGATTGCAAAACATTGG GAACACCTGTTACCTCAATTCCATATTACAATACTTGTACACAATTAAATCCCTTAGAGAAGctgttttgatttttgaACAGGATAAGAGTAAAATCCTGCCGGCTCCAAAACCGGAAGTAGAGCGAGCAAAGCGAT TTGTTCGCCAACTTCGACTACTTTTTCTCCAACTCTATAAGACGGAACTCCCCGCTGTCCGTCCGGACGAAGAATTAGCTTATCTCGCCATTACAAGACCGGAAATAGATAGAATGGTCGAGCAAACACAGGAACCGTCGGCGGAACTCTCTACAGCTACAGACTCTGCTCAAATTACATCAAACTTATTGGACAGCATTCCATCTGTACCGGATCTCACAACCCTTCCCTCGCCTTCATCGACTATTTTCGCCTCGCCACCTGAATCACCACGACAAGATTTGACAAGCACTCCCACTCCTTTGGGACAGAACGAGATAacagaggagatggtgttgGACGCAGATAAAGAGAACATTCAATCCCCGGAATCGTCAAGTACCCGATCTCGGGACGCCTCTAGCACGTCCACCATTCTCGGGAAAAGGGGTAATCAAGATAGAGAAAGAGACCATTCTCGCTCCCCTGGTGAAGCACGGATAAAATGCAAACAGGCTGAAGGATCAGGCAATAATGGTACCAGGGAGAAATCTGAAAGCAAGAGCGCACTGAAAGTTGAGCTGGGGACCGGCTCCAGAATGGACACGACACCAGCTGATCAAATTGAAAGTCCATCACTCGTTACGGCTACAGAAATTGCCCATCTGGAGCTGACAACACCTGCGGGGTCTCCAAGTCAGACTtgcaaggaggaggcggaagtTTTGGCCCTTACGCAGCCAGAGGACAAGTATGGGCCGCCTAgcacacctccaccactccCAGCAAGGCCTCAGGCTCGTAAACAAGAAACGCTCAGCTCGGGCTTACGATTTG GTTTGCAACAGGATGCTGCTGAGGTACTTATTAATGTACTTTCTCAATTGGAACTGGCTTTGGAGCAGCccggagaagatggaaaagaggcaTCTAACCTCATCAAAAA TCTGTTTTCTTGTAAATATCGCCAGCAGACGGTGTACGAgtcctcgccttcttcgtctgatGGTCAACCTACCTATGATGCACAGACGCCAGTGGAATCTGTCTTCACTCATCCGATTATCGGtgtcgaggaggaaggcaaggacCTGTATGACTGCCTGGCAGAACTGTATCTGGGTGGCTCAGCCATCGAGTatgagggaaagaagggctATATGATGGATCTCATGGACGAGTTCCCGCCCATGCTGTATATCCAGATGCGG AGATCACAATACGATCCTCTCACAGGCCGAGATCGCAAGACCAACACTCATATAAGCTTTCCCCAGACTCTTTGCATGTCACGCTTCCTGACTTCTGCACCCTCCGAGAAACGTGAAGAATCCGTCGCCCTCACACGGGAAATTACTCGGGTACGAACGCGTCTTCATTCACTCATTAATCATACTCCGTTGTCTATCCCATCGACGTATAAGCAtgcctcttctgccttgAGGCAGCTCGTTTCGTCAGGCCTGGATATATCGGAACTTAATGACGTTCTATCACCAGAACTTTGTGATGCACTTGACCGTGAAGGCGATGAGGTTATCAAGGAAATCGAGGAATTACAGCAAGAGCTGCCCaaattgaaggagagaatggaTGAGATCTGGAAGGATGTGCAccgggaggaagaagaagaagaagatgaacatGTCAAGTCCTATGACTATGAATTAGTGAGCGTATACATGCATCGAGGGAAGACGAGTGGCTCGGGGCATTATTGGACCTATCAAGCGCATTTACCAGGGCATA GCGAAGAATTTTACAATTACAATGACGAAAAAGTCACTGTCGTGCCCGCCAGCGAAGTTTTACAAGACCGAACAGGCAGTGATGCTAATCCAGCATTACTTTGCTATGCTCGCAAGGGCTGGAATTTGATTGATTCTTTGCATAGAGAGATATTGGAGCACGGCAGCCCGGAAGTAAAAGAGCTGGTGCTGGTTTGA
- a CDS encoding ferric-chelate reductase: MSSPTESPLKRFIPIPTEYQIYDSYTEDPKWQKKFTVIWTSVLAFALLLSVPYIVHHFRIGRLYSGLAIRESLHPSQDVSKAARASAKRDHPQSKWRSTFIGRAATGVGAMVQSLTLWTLPVPNLSLLKGEVGDCCRKAYFTLSISQIVLVMAYAAAVIACFVVGANLTQNSNRPGFLALSQLPLIVLLSLKSPLPLPIFVPSLSYEHYNFLHRWTGRTLFLSATVHGAMWIHQFLVTDQHDQISASKSRRGILAYALMGMVVITSLKPIRRKCYQLFWIAHIMFFVGFFAAVSYHTPYSQPWIWACVSIYAYDLVVRMLRYRIKDATLVPVDKTLTMIHIPDCDAGWLPTQHVLLRVLSGSGIFESHPFTITNAPSTPFSTSPRGIILYAKIAGDWTKKLHDLARDVKSLEVGDDLEEKESFLAANNKARLSEGGIQDADGGGGGQGMEGMDHPGKRVQVMIDGPYGGLKMDLGQYESVLLVGGGSGITFILGSIEEALRVREKGKGPAKVDVAWIVKDLCTIEALTPSLLHLYTLAQRLHLTLTYNLYLTNPPHPLPSAPSLLPVSTTLSPYRPEVAQLVRGSLPLPPTKAGGASSLEQGRQLLTDPNGGHQLQNHGEGSGHAGGLAVVACGPEGIVMEAKNAVAGLGIAERVRCGGVGFHGECYSL, translated from the exons CTCATACACAGAGGACCCCAAGTGGCAGAAAAAGTTCACCGTCATCTGGACATCCGTCCTCGCCTTCGCCCTGCTCCTCTCAGTGCCATACATCGTCCACCACTTCCGCATAGGCCGTCTCTATTCCGGCTTGGCCATACGTGAATCACTACATCCATCCCAGGACGTCTCGAAGGCCGCTCGCGCCAGTGCAAAGAGagatcatcctcaaagtAAATGGCGGTCCACGTTTATCGGCAGAGCAGCCACCGGCGTCGGCGCCATGGTTCAGAGCCTCACCCTTTGGACTCTACCAGTGCCCAATCTATCGTTGCTCAAGGGAGAAGTGGGCGATTGCTGCCGAAAAGCCTACTTTAcactttccatctctcaaaTCGTTTTGGTGATGGCATACGCCGCCGCCGTGATTGCCTGTTTTGTAGTCGGAGCAAACTTGACTCAAAACTCTAATCGGCCAG GCTTCCTCGCTCTTTCCCAACTCCCACTCatcgttcttctttctctgaAATCCCCACTTCCCCTCCCAATATTTGTCCCTTCCCTGTCTTACGAACACTACAACTTTCTGCACCGATGGACTGGACGAACATTATTCCTCTCGGCCACCGTTCATGGCGCCATGTGGATCCATCAATTCCTTGTCACCGACCAGCACGATCAAATTTCTGCCTCCAAGTCCAGGAGAGGTATTTTGGCATACGCCTTGATGGGCATGGTGGTCATCACTAGTCTGAAGCCTATCAGGAGAAAATGTTATCAGCTATTCTGGATAGCTCA CATCATGTTTTTTGTTGGTTTCTTCGCTGCCGTCTCATATCATACTCCTTACAGCCAACCTTGGATATGGGCTTGTGTCTCCATTTACGCGTACGA CCTCGTCGTCCGTATGCTGCGTTACCGCATCAAGGACGCCACACTAGTGCCCGTTGACAAGACACTCACTATG ATCCACATCCCGGACTGCGACGCAGGCTGGCTCCCCACTCAACACGTACTCCTCCGCGTCCTCTCCGGATCCGGCATCTTTGAGTCTCACCCCTTTACCATCACCAACGCGCCTTCAACCCCGTTTTCGACGTCTCCCCGTGGCATCATTCTTTACGCCAAAATTGCTGGCGATTGGACCAAGAAATTACATGATTTGGCAAGGGATGTCAAGTCGCTGGAAGTAGGTGATGATCtcgaggaaaaagaaagcttCTTGGCGGCCAACAACAAGGCTCGGTTGAGTGAAGGGGGGATCCAAGATGCcgatggtggaggaggaggacaaggCATGGAAGGCATGGACCATCCGGGAAAGAGGGTGCAGGTGATGATCGATGGACCGTATGGAGGGCTCAAGATGGATTTGGGGCAATACGAGAGTGTTTTGCTTGTGGGTGGTGGAAGTGGtatcaccttcatcttggGTAGTATAGAGGAAGCACTTCGAGtgagggaaaaggggaaaggacCGGCCAAAGTAGATGTGGCCTGGATAGTCAAAGATCTTT GTACAATTGAAGCTCTCactccatcccttcttcacctttaCACTCTTGCTCAACGTTTACACCTCACATTGACTTATAATCTCTACCTTACCAATCCCCCACATCCTTTACCTTCCGCCCCTTCCCTCTTACCAGTTTCAACAACCCTTTCACCTTACCGCCCCGAAGTCGCTCAACTCGTACGGGGATCCTTGCCATTACCGCCTACCAAAGCGGGAGGAGCGTCGTCATTAGAACAGGGCAGGCAACTGTTAACGGACCCCAATGGTGGTCATCAACTGCAGAATCACGGGGAGGGTAGCGGTCACGCCGGAGGCTTGGCTGTGGTGGCTTGTGGGCCCGAGGGTATCGTGATGGAGGCGAAGAATGCAGTGGCAGGTCTGGGGATCGCTGAAAGGGTCAGATGTGGAGGTGTCGGCTTTCATGGAGAGTGCTACTCATTGTAA